The following are from one region of the Aequoribacter fuscus genome:
- the smrA gene encoding DNA endonuclease SmrA, with amino-acid sequence MNEDELDLFTQEFADVKPLRQDERVVRSKAPSLAADAVERRREAAVTGPQADNNILTEEGIAALDPWFVLDFKRPGIQNGVYRKLKQGKYDTEARLDLHRMRVVQARKAVFEFVEQALELGLRTVIIVHGRGERKAEKEQAAILKGCVNHWLRELDAVQAFHSAQPQHGGTGAVYILLRKNEIQKQVNRERFMRY; translated from the coding sequence ATGAACGAAGACGAACTGGACTTATTCACACAAGAATTCGCCGACGTAAAACCCCTGCGGCAGGATGAGCGGGTGGTTCGTTCTAAAGCCCCGAGTTTGGCGGCGGACGCGGTAGAGCGACGGCGTGAAGCTGCCGTGACGGGACCCCAAGCCGATAACAACATTTTGACGGAAGAGGGTATTGCGGCGCTCGACCCTTGGTTTGTGCTTGATTTCAAACGCCCGGGTATTCAAAACGGTGTGTATCGCAAGTTAAAACAAGGCAAGTACGATACCGAGGCGCGCTTAGATTTGCATCGAATGCGAGTGGTGCAGGCGCGTAAAGCCGTCTTTGAGTTTGTCGAGCAAGCCCTGGAACTGGGTCTGCGCACGGTGATTATTGTGCACGGCAGAGGCGAACGTAAGGCAGAAAAAGAGCAGGCGGCCATCTTAAAAGGGTGCGTCAACCACTGGCTGCGCGAGCTCGATGCCGTTCAAGCTTTTCACAGCGCTCAGCCCCAGCACGGCGGGACGGGCGCGGTGTACATTCTGTTGCGAAAAAACGAGATCCAAAAACAAGTGAATCGCGAGCGCTTTATGCGCTACTAG
- the cysZ gene encoding sulfate transporter CysZ, translating into MRGNPTQGIQYLIRGIQLMRVPKLMVFILIPLAINMIVFGSLIGWAISYLNALVPEWIQSLPAWMSFIEWIIWPLLVLLFGLLSGYLFTTVTLMIASPFNSLLAEKVEEHYTGQEVEGFETMSAALMAVPMSIMRELRKLAYYLPMAILVFICTWIPLVNFAVPFLWFLLGAWMMSLQFLDYPLDNHRQSFKAVIEFAGQERLTTMGFGGSVALCVSIPILNLIIVPAAVAGATLLYCDQQAGGSPRLQS; encoded by the coding sequence ATGCGCGGCAATCCAACCCAGGGCATTCAATACTTAATACGCGGCATTCAACTGATGCGAGTACCAAAGCTCATGGTATTTATTTTAATACCACTTGCCATCAATATGATCGTCTTCGGCAGCTTGATCGGCTGGGCAATCTCTTATCTGAACGCCTTAGTACCGGAATGGATACAATCACTGCCTGCCTGGATGAGCTTTATTGAATGGATCATTTGGCCACTGCTGGTGTTACTGTTTGGCTTGCTGAGTGGCTATTTATTTACCACGGTAACCCTAATGATCGCCTCGCCTTTTAACAGTTTACTCGCGGAAAAGGTCGAGGAGCACTACACGGGCCAAGAGGTGGAAGGTTTCGAGACTATGAGTGCTGCCTTGATGGCTGTCCCTATGTCAATTATGCGCGAACTGCGCAAACTGGCCTACTACTTACCCATGGCCATACTGGTCTTTATTTGCACTTGGATACCCCTGGTAAACTTCGCCGTGCCTTTTCTGTGGTTTTTGCTGGGAGCGTGGATGATGAGCCTGCAGTTTCTAGACTATCCGCTCGACAATCATCGGCAAAGTTTTAAAGCGGTCATCGAGTTCGCGGGTCAAGAGCGCTTAACGACCATGGGATTTGGCGGTAGCGTAGCACTGTGCGTCAGCATACCTATCTTAAATTTAATTATCGTGCCAGCTGCAGTGGCCGGTGCCACCTTGCTGTATTGCGACCAGCAAGCCGGCGGGTCACCGAGACTACAATCTTAA
- the rhlB gene encoding ATP-dependent RNA helicase RhlB, producing the protein MSTFSLADQANADTRTFESLDLDERLLKGIKDLGFVTCSPIQGAILPHTLRGLDAIGKAQTGTGKTAAFLITVFNDLLAHPIDDERFVGEPRALVIAPTRELVMQIAEDAKDLGKYTGLRVVTLIGGMDYQKQLQKLDQEPVDLVVATPGRLIDFMTRQDLFLDRVETIVLDEADRMLDMGFIPQVKRIVRATPPKEHRQTLLFSATFTQDIINLSEQWTYKPIKIEIEPESVATANVDQKVYLVSAEQRYKILLNLLRDEAATSVIVFANRRDQVRHLYERLRKASIPCGVLSGEIPQNKRTRTLEDFKRGKLKVLVATDVAGRGIHVDGVSHVVNYNLPEDPDDYVHRIGRTGRAGATGTSISFASEDDAFLLPDIEALLGERLECEHPPESLLA; encoded by the coding sequence ATGAGCACATTCAGTTTGGCCGATCAGGCCAATGCCGACACACGAACTTTTGAGTCTTTGGATCTCGACGAACGTCTGTTAAAAGGGATTAAAGATTTGGGGTTTGTGACATGCTCGCCCATTCAAGGCGCGATACTACCCCACACGCTGCGCGGTTTAGATGCGATTGGTAAGGCGCAAACAGGCACAGGTAAAACAGCAGCGTTTTTGATTACGGTCTTCAATGACTTATTAGCGCATCCTATCGACGACGAGCGTTTCGTGGGCGAGCCGCGAGCCTTGGTGATTGCGCCAACGCGTGAGCTGGTCATGCAAATCGCCGAGGACGCAAAGGATTTGGGCAAATACACAGGTTTGCGCGTGGTGACCCTCATTGGCGGTATGGATTACCAAAAGCAACTGCAAAAGCTGGATCAAGAGCCCGTTGATTTAGTGGTGGCAACACCAGGTCGTCTGATTGATTTTATGACGCGGCAAGACCTGTTTTTGGATCGCGTAGAAACCATCGTATTGGACGAAGCGGACCGCATGCTGGATATGGGCTTCATTCCTCAGGTCAAGCGAATTGTGCGCGCTACGCCCCCGAAAGAGCACCGGCAAACGCTGTTGTTTTCGGCGACCTTTACGCAAGACATTATCAACCTGTCCGAGCAGTGGACTTACAAGCCGATTAAGATCGAGATCGAACCTGAAAGTGTTGCAACAGCGAACGTCGATCAAAAAGTGTATTTAGTCTCGGCTGAGCAGCGCTACAAAATTTTACTCAATCTTCTGCGTGATGAGGCAGCCACCAGCGTGATCGTGTTCGCCAATCGCCGTGATCAGGTTCGGCATTTGTACGAACGTTTGCGGAAAGCGAGCATACCCTGTGGTGTGCTATCGGGCGAGATTCCGCAAAATAAACGCACCCGCACATTGGAAGATTTTAAGCGCGGCAAGCTCAAAGTGTTGGTGGCCACTGATGTTGCAGGGCGTGGTATTCACGTCGACGGCGTATCGCATGTGGTCAACTATAATCTGCCCGAAGATCCAGATGATTACGTGCATCGCATCGGTCGCACCGGGCGGGCAGGTGCCACAGGGACCTCGATTAGCTTTGCAAGCGAGGACGATGCCTTCTTGTTGCCCGATATCGAAGCGCTCTTGGGTGAGCGCTTAGAATGCGAGCACCCGCCCGAAAGTTTGTTGGCTTAA
- the prmC gene encoding peptide chain release factor N(5)-glutamine methyltransferase has protein sequence MTIAECLRWAKALLPADSANLEAHLLLEQVSGLERTTLFAWPERELAPRVVQQYRALVDRRASGVPVAYLLGRREFYGLDLHVDQRVLIPRPETELLVDVALGLALDVKAEVLDLGTGSGAIALALASQRPQWSICAVDRSEDALDVATANQENLGIKNIDFYCSDWFASLPQYQFDLIVSNPPYVEPDSAYLQQGDVRFEPIKALVAPNAGLADLFAIIDQAPKYLKSGGTLWLEHGYQQAERLRQRFIDLGYQGAQTHCDLQGLDRVTGAQWA, from the coding sequence ATGACGATTGCCGAGTGCTTGCGTTGGGCCAAAGCGCTGTTACCAGCAGACAGCGCTAATCTAGAGGCTCACTTGCTGCTTGAACAGGTCTCCGGCTTAGAGCGAACAACACTCTTCGCTTGGCCTGAACGTGAATTGGCTCCGCGCGTTGTGCAACAATATCGGGCATTGGTTGACAGACGCGCCAGCGGTGTTCCTGTCGCGTATTTGTTGGGACGCCGAGAATTCTATGGCTTGGACTTACACGTTGATCAACGCGTATTGATTCCTCGACCTGAGACCGAACTGCTGGTCGATGTAGCCTTAGGGCTCGCCCTGGATGTAAAGGCTGAGGTTCTCGATTTAGGCACGGGTTCTGGCGCTATCGCTTTGGCGCTGGCCTCCCAGCGCCCTCAGTGGTCAATATGTGCGGTCGATCGCAGCGAAGATGCTTTAGACGTCGCTACGGCCAACCAAGAAAACCTCGGCATTAAGAATATCGATTTTTATTGCAGCGATTGGTTTGCCTCACTGCCGCAGTATCAGTTTGATTTAATTGTGTCCAACCCACCTTATGTCGAGCCTGACTCGGCATACTTGCAGCAAGGTGACGTACGGTTCGAACCCATAAAAGCCCTGGTCGCACCGAATGCTGGCCTAGCGGATTTGTTCGCAATAATCGATCAGGCACCCAAGTATTTAAAGTCGGGTGGCACTCTTTGGTTAGAGCATGGCTACCAACAGGCCGAGCGCTTGCGTCAACGGTTTATTGATCTGGGATATCAGGGTGCACAGACACATTGTGACCTTCAGGGTTTGGATCGCGTTACAGGCGCGCAGTGGGCTTGA
- the prfA gene encoding peptide chain release factor 1, whose product MKSSLLHKLELLVERHEEVSALLSDAETISNQERFRELSREYSELEEVVATFKRYQTAKDDMEAAQLMLLDDDPDMREMAEEELDAAKEAIEALEIELQRLLLPKDPKDSANVFLEIRAGTGGDEAAIFSGDLFRMYSRYAERMKWRLEVLSERAGEHGGYKEIITRVEGRDVYAHLKFESGAHRVQRVPETESQGRIHTSACTVAVMAEAAEVDAIEINKADIRVDTFRASGAGGQHVNKTDSAIRITHLPTGIVVECQDERSQHKNRARAMSLLQAKLDTAAEEKAASEQAQERRNLVGTGDRSDRIRTYNFPQGRMTDHRINLTLYKLDEIMEGDLDSVVTPLRQEYQADQLAALSDD is encoded by the coding sequence ATGAAATCATCACTGTTACATAAGTTGGAATTGCTGGTAGAGCGACATGAAGAAGTATCGGCCTTGTTAAGCGACGCCGAGACCATTAGCAATCAAGAACGTTTTCGAGAGTTGTCGCGCGAGTACTCGGAACTAGAGGAAGTGGTTGCTACGTTTAAGCGATACCAGACCGCCAAAGACGATATGGAAGCCGCGCAACTTATGCTGTTAGACGACGACCCTGATATGCGCGAGATGGCGGAGGAAGAGCTCGATGCCGCTAAAGAAGCAATAGAGGCACTGGAAATTGAGCTGCAACGCTTGCTGTTACCTAAAGACCCTAAAGACTCCGCTAACGTCTTCCTTGAGATTCGCGCGGGTACGGGCGGTGACGAGGCCGCTATATTTTCAGGTGACTTATTTAGAATGTACTCGCGTTATGCCGAGCGCATGAAGTGGCGGTTAGAGGTTTTGTCCGAGCGTGCTGGTGAGCACGGTGGCTATAAAGAAATCATTACCCGGGTAGAGGGGCGAGACGTCTACGCACACTTAAAGTTCGAATCTGGCGCTCACCGCGTGCAGCGAGTACCAGAGACCGAATCGCAAGGACGAATACACACGTCTGCCTGTACCGTTGCCGTGATGGCAGAGGCCGCAGAAGTCGATGCCATCGAGATTAACAAGGCCGACATTCGGGTCGATACATTCCGAGCCTCAGGTGCCGGTGGTCAGCACGTCAACAAGACCGACTCGGCTATTCGCATTACTCACCTGCCTACAGGCATTGTGGTGGAGTGCCAGGACGAGCGCTCTCAGCACAAAAACCGAGCACGCGCGATGTCGTTGTTACAGGCTAAGCTGGATACTGCAGCAGAAGAAAAAGCCGCGTCAGAGCAGGCTCAAGAGCGCCGGAATCTCGTGGGAACCGGCGATCGATCTGATCGCATCCGAACGTACAACTTCCCGCAAGGGCGAATGACCGATCACCGCATTAATCTCACCCTCTACAAGTTGGATGAGATTATGGAAGGCGACCTCGACTCGGTAGTGACCCCGCTGCGTCAAGAATACCAGGCGGATCAGTTAGCGGCATTGTCCGACGACTAG
- the hemA gene encoding glutamyl-tRNA reductase, whose protein sequence is MSVLLIGLNHNSAAVSVRERVAFGPDQLSDAVQQLASLQDSEASILSTCNRTELLLARDSESPLEAEAVIQWLHEYHRLPAGELDGHLYLHTDVDAVGHIMQVAAGLDSLVLGEPQILGQLKSAYALARECGTVGAVLNRLYQRVFAAAKRVRTETAIGENPVSVAYAAVDLAGRIYESMASVNVLLVGAGETIELVGTHLRQAGANRMLIANRSLDRGLSLAKKLGAEACVLGDLPEVLPQVDIVVSSTASQLPIIGKGLVETALRKRRHEPMLFIDIAVPRDVESEVAELHDVYLYTVDDLRDIVDQNRAQRETEANKAREILNQELVLYTRSRRADASKPWIKYYRDQAFALTDLELERARKELGAGADPEAVLESMARAITNKLIHAPSQGLRSIAEQNVAELDVAKRLLGLPDELDQ, encoded by the coding sequence ATGTCCGTTTTGTTGATCGGTTTAAACCACAATTCCGCCGCCGTTTCGGTGCGCGAGCGCGTGGCATTTGGTCCTGATCAGCTCTCGGACGCGGTGCAGCAGCTGGCGTCCTTACAAGACAGCGAAGCCAGCATTCTATCCACCTGCAATCGCACGGAATTGCTGCTGGCACGCGATTCGGAGTCGCCACTTGAGGCGGAGGCCGTGATCCAGTGGCTGCACGAGTACCATCGGTTGCCGGCTGGTGAGCTTGACGGCCATCTTTATCTGCACACGGATGTCGATGCGGTGGGGCATATCATGCAGGTTGCCGCAGGCTTGGATTCCCTTGTACTTGGCGAGCCGCAAATTTTGGGTCAGCTGAAATCGGCTTATGCCCTGGCGCGCGAGTGTGGCACGGTGGGAGCGGTGCTGAATAGGCTGTATCAGCGCGTATTCGCTGCCGCTAAGCGCGTGCGCACCGAGACCGCTATTGGGGAAAATCCTGTGTCCGTCGCCTACGCTGCAGTCGATTTGGCGGGTCGCATCTATGAGTCTATGGCCAGTGTCAATGTGTTGCTAGTGGGCGCCGGTGAAACCATAGAGTTAGTGGGTACTCACCTGCGTCAAGCGGGCGCAAATCGCATGCTTATTGCCAATCGAAGCCTCGACCGCGGCCTAAGTTTAGCTAAAAAATTAGGTGCAGAGGCCTGTGTCTTGGGCGATTTGCCTGAGGTCTTACCGCAAGTCGATATTGTCGTGTCATCGACGGCAAGCCAATTGCCGATTATCGGTAAAGGTTTGGTCGAGACGGCTTTGCGGAAACGGCGTCATGAGCCGATGTTGTTCATTGACATCGCGGTGCCTCGCGATGTGGAATCCGAGGTTGCCGAACTGCACGATGTGTACCTGTATACGGTAGACGACTTGCGCGATATTGTTGACCAAAATAGGGCGCAACGTGAAACAGAGGCGAATAAAGCTCGCGAAATTCTCAATCAAGAATTGGTGCTTTACACTCGCAGTCGACGAGCCGATGCGTCAAAGCCATGGATTAAATATTATCGTGATCAGGCCTTTGCACTGACCGATTTAGAACTTGAACGGGCTCGAAAAGAGCTTGGCGCGGGCGCCGACCCTGAGGCTGTGTTGGAATCTATGGCCCGTGCTATCACCAATAAATTGATACACGCGCCCAGCCAAGGTTTGCGCAGTATTGCAGAACAAAACGTCGCAGAGCTCGATGTCGCCAAGCGCCTGCTGGGTCTGCCCGACGAATTAGATCAATAA
- a CDS encoding tetratricopeptide repeat protein: protein MRRIISVTVLAGLLSACSSAPVQQPIAAATADPVSTIEPQIIRQEAPIPDELVYDFLLAEFALRQGDYRQALRLYQDLATQVDDVEVSARATRIAQFLGDESAVSVLVKRWLAQEPNNPEAGRLAGILALRRGAGAKAFDYFYDAAQEGAIVDFGMLARAYPDLSSPEREILKQRIDAKLDGSQERSLTFARALMAAEDGDNTRALTFVNELLAAEPQNIQALMLQARLQLSLKHESPLDGLAQAVKTNPNNEALRQHYAQLLAGTDVSAARTQYEILSADHPRKGEYLMALALLNKELNDSLAAKAYLRQCLALEQLIDEAHYYLGEIAQQEGALQAAMDHYQHVGDGQHFLIASRRVAAMLLQTNQLQELHAYLENQRTRFPRRGEQLFALEAQVLSTAEEDEATVELLNKALTVYPNSESLRYARAMAAQRLGNLAQLEADLRIILSISPNNATVLNALGYTLADQTDRYEEAFELISKALELAPGEPAILDSMGWVLFKLGRLQEAEQQLQLAYQQMQDPEIAAHLGEVLMAMGRAEEATKLWTAAIEAAPQHQALIDTLKRLQPALLVTQ from the coding sequence ATGAGACGAATTATCTCTGTCACAGTGTTAGCAGGCCTATTATCCGCCTGCAGTTCGGCGCCCGTACAGCAGCCGATTGCTGCAGCGACTGCAGATCCCGTGAGCACGATAGAACCTCAAATCATTCGTCAGGAAGCCCCCATACCCGATGAATTGGTGTATGACTTTTTGCTGGCTGAGTTTGCCTTACGCCAAGGCGACTACCGACAAGCGTTACGCCTGTACCAAGACCTAGCAACGCAAGTTGATGACGTAGAGGTTTCAGCGCGCGCTACTCGCATAGCGCAATTCTTGGGTGACGAATCTGCTGTATCTGTGCTGGTAAAACGCTGGCTGGCGCAGGAACCAAACAACCCCGAGGCGGGACGCCTAGCGGGCATCTTAGCACTGCGACGCGGAGCCGGGGCTAAAGCCTTTGACTATTTTTACGACGCTGCACAAGAAGGTGCAATCGTTGACTTTGGCATGCTAGCAAGAGCCTACCCCGACCTAAGTTCTCCCGAACGTGAAATTCTAAAACAACGCATCGATGCCAAACTCGATGGCTCACAAGAGCGCTCCTTGACCTTTGCCCGCGCTCTGATGGCTGCAGAAGATGGTGATAACACGCGCGCTCTGACCTTTGTAAACGAATTATTGGCGGCTGAACCTCAAAACATTCAGGCCCTCATGCTACAGGCCCGCCTGCAACTGAGTCTCAAACATGAGAGCCCGCTGGACGGGCTGGCTCAAGCGGTAAAAACCAATCCCAATAACGAAGCGCTGCGCCAACACTATGCGCAATTACTCGCGGGCACCGACGTGTCGGCGGCCCGCACGCAATACGAAATTTTGTCGGCCGACCACCCTCGTAAAGGGGAGTACCTAATGGCCCTGGCGCTGCTCAACAAAGAGCTTAATGACTCTCTTGCCGCCAAAGCCTACCTGCGCCAGTGCCTCGCCTTAGAGCAACTTATCGATGAAGCCCACTATTATCTGGGCGAAATAGCCCAGCAAGAAGGCGCATTACAAGCGGCGATGGATCACTACCAACACGTAGGCGATGGCCAGCACTTTTTAATCGCCAGCCGCCGTGTGGCCGCCATGTTGCTGCAAACAAACCAGCTCCAAGAGTTGCACGCCTATCTAGAAAACCAACGCACTCGCTTCCCTCGCCGAGGCGAACAGCTGTTCGCGCTCGAAGCCCAGGTCCTCAGCACGGCCGAAGAAGACGAAGCAACCGTGGAGCTTCTCAACAAAGCGCTAACGGTATATCCCAACTCCGAGTCATTGCGCTACGCCCGGGCAATGGCCGCCCAACGGCTGGGGAATTTGGCCCAGTTAGAGGCGGATCTTCGCATCATTTTGTCGATCAGCCCGAACAATGCGACTGTGCTAAATGCACTGGGCTATACCTTAGCGGATCAAACCGATCGCTACGAAGAAGCCTTCGAACTGATCTCAAAGGCACTTGAGTTGGCGCCGGGTGAGCCCGCCATCCTCGATTCAATGGGCTGGGTTTTGTTCAAACTTGGCCGCCTGCAGGAGGCAGAGCAACAGCTGCAATTAGCCTACCAACAAATGCAAGACCCCGAAATCGCCGCCCATCTTGGTGAAGTGCTGATGGCGATGGGCAGAGCCGAAGAGGCAACCAAATTGTGGACGGCAGCCATAGAGGCGGCGCCCCAACATCAGGCGCTGATTGACACACTGAAACGTCTGCAACCTGCATTGCTCGTCACCCAATAA
- a CDS encoding lipoprotein insertase outer membrane protein LolB, translating into MRKLLIALLTLWLGACAQQPITPSATDATRWSMDTKIAFAGPKESGSGYAHFDYTPGLLSGELSGAFGIGKSRIDCNLRYCNVSSANGDNRLWLDQGNLELQDDVLLPIHLLPDWLLGNDAAQTETLDWRLEVSAWQEQHGVRLPQKLRLSHKSGNTLKIFIVRWTPQK; encoded by the coding sequence ATGCGCAAGCTCCTCATTGCTCTGCTGACGCTATGGCTGGGTGCTTGCGCCCAGCAACCTATAACACCCTCAGCGACAGATGCTACTCGTTGGTCAATGGACACCAAGATTGCCTTTGCTGGCCCGAAAGAATCGGGCTCGGGCTATGCCCACTTTGACTATACGCCTGGCTTGCTCAGTGGAGAGCTCAGTGGCGCCTTCGGCATTGGCAAAAGTCGCATAGACTGCAATCTGCGTTATTGCAATGTGAGCAGTGCAAACGGCGACAATAGACTTTGGCTAGACCAGGGTAATCTCGAATTGCAGGATGACGTATTGCTACCTATACACTTGCTTCCCGACTGGCTACTGGGTAACGACGCAGCCCAGACTGAAACGCTAGACTGGCGTTTAGAGGTTAGCGCGTGGCAAGAACAACATGGTGTCCGTTTGCCGCAAAAACTTCGCCTATCGCATAAGAGTGGCAACACTCTAAAAATATTCATCGTGCGTTGGACACCACAAAAATGA
- the ispE gene encoding 4-(cytidine 5'-diphospho)-2-C-methyl-D-erythritol kinase has protein sequence MTANETAFEGVSPAKLNLFLHITGQRSDGYHHLQTVFQLLDWGDDIRIRANQSAKITLTCPKIPLAPERNLAVKAALALRAHTDKLDLGAHIEIDKHIPDGAGLGGGSSNAASVLLVLNKLWKLDLTADTLAEIGRELGADIPVFVHGHSAWAEGIGEHLTPINLPEKIFLIVKPKVSIATAEIFQTKELTRDTPAITIATFFEGRYRNDCESVVFQKFPEVKAVAEWLGQYGTPRLTGTGSCVFLECQSRARAAKIAQQVPAGSRAFVAQGVNQSPIVTALK, from the coding sequence ATGACCGCAAACGAGACTGCATTCGAGGGTGTATCGCCCGCTAAACTCAATTTGTTTTTGCACATTACCGGCCAACGCAGCGACGGCTATCACCACCTACAAACGGTGTTTCAACTGCTTGATTGGGGCGATGATATTCGCATTAGAGCGAATCAATCCGCTAAGATTACTCTGACATGTCCCAAGATACCGCTCGCACCCGAGCGCAATCTTGCCGTTAAAGCAGCCCTCGCCTTGCGGGCCCACACTGACAAACTCGACCTGGGAGCGCACATCGAAATCGATAAACACATCCCGGACGGAGCAGGCCTTGGCGGGGGCAGTTCGAATGCTGCAAGCGTGCTTTTGGTGCTCAACAAACTTTGGAAACTGGACTTAACAGCCGACACATTGGCGGAGATTGGTCGCGAATTAGGCGCAGACATTCCTGTTTTTGTGCACGGCCACAGCGCCTGGGCTGAGGGTATTGGCGAACACCTCACCCCAATCAACTTGCCAGAAAAGATATTTTTGATCGTAAAGCCCAAAGTTTCGATTGCGACCGCTGAAATTTTTCAAACTAAGGAATTGACACGAGACACGCCCGCCATCACAATAGCGACCTTTTTCGAGGGGCGGTATCGGAACGACTGCGAAAGCGTTGTCTTCCAAAAGTTTCCAGAGGTCAAAGCTGTTGCTGAATGGCTTGGTCAATATGGAACGCCGCGGCTCACTGGAACCGGAAGTTGTGTATTTTTAGAGTGTCAATCTAGGGCACGAGCGGCTAAAATAGCGCAGCAAGTTCCAGCAGGCAGTCGGGCCTTTGTGGCACAGGGTGTAAACCAGTCACCCATCGTTACTGCACTGAAATAA
- a CDS encoding ribose-phosphate pyrophosphokinase gives MVFAGNANLDLARKVASRLYLSLGNATVSSFSDGEIAVELNENVRGKDVFIVQPTCAPTNDNLMELVVMIDALRRASAARITAVVPYFGYARQDRRVRSARVPISAKVVADMIVNVGVDRVLTVDLHAEQIQGFFACPVDNIYASPVLNSDIVACGYKDLIVVSPDIGGVVRARAIAKQLGDADLAIIDKRRPQANEAQVMNLIGNVDGRTCLLVDDMVDTAGTLCKAADALKERGAVKVVAYCTHAVLSGKAIENLRNSSLDELIVTDTIPLTDEAKALGKIRQLTIADLLAESMRRVSNEESISALFE, from the coding sequence ATGGTTTTTGCGGGCAACGCGAATTTAGATCTTGCCCGTAAGGTTGCAAGCCGCCTGTATTTATCTCTTGGAAATGCCACAGTTAGCAGCTTCAGCGATGGCGAAATCGCCGTCGAGCTCAACGAAAATGTGCGCGGCAAAGATGTGTTTATAGTACAACCCACTTGCGCGCCGACCAACGACAATCTGATGGAATTGGTCGTTATGATCGACGCACTGCGTCGAGCGTCGGCGGCACGAATCACCGCAGTCGTTCCTTACTTCGGCTACGCCCGTCAAGACCGACGCGTAAGGTCTGCTCGCGTACCTATCTCAGCCAAAGTGGTTGCAGACATGATCGTTAACGTCGGCGTGGACCGCGTGCTTACCGTCGATCTTCACGCAGAGCAAATTCAGGGCTTTTTTGCCTGCCCCGTTGACAACATTTACGCTTCACCAGTGCTTAATAGCGATATCGTTGCTTGCGGCTACAAAGACTTGATTGTGGTGTCGCCGGACATTGGCGGTGTTGTGCGCGCGCGCGCTATCGCCAAACAGTTAGGGGATGCGGATCTCGCCATTATCGATAAACGTCGCCCCCAAGCCAATGAAGCACAGGTGATGAACTTAATCGGTAATGTAGACGGCCGCACCTGCTTACTGGTTGACGACATGGTCGACACAGCGGGAACGCTTTGCAAGGCCGCGGATGCGTTAAAAGAACGAGGCGCCGTCAAGGTAGTCGCTTACTGCACACACGCCGTTTTGTCGGGCAAGGCAATCGAGAATTTGCGAAATTCCAGCCTAGACGAGTTAATTGTGACCGACACTATACCCTTGACGGACGAAGCCAAAGCCCTTGGCAAAATTCGCCAGCTTACTATCGCTGACTTGCTCGCAGAATCCATGCGTCGAGTCAGCAATGAAGAATCGATTAGCGCGCTGTTCGAGTAA
- a CDS encoding 50S ribosomal protein L25/general stress protein Ctc, translating into MSDQFEVAVSARSDIGKGASRRLRRLENLVPGVVYGGHKDPVSVSVVSKDIEKSLENEAFYSHVLTLNFGDHTESAVLKDLQRHPATNKVVHLDFLRVVAGEAIKVQVPLHFTNEDTCKGVKIGGGMVQHQMTEIEVSCLPKDIPEFIEVDMTNVEVGAIVHLSDLTLPKGVTSVALSLGADHDLAVASVTPPKGGAAASGDSSDEADSE; encoded by the coding sequence ATGTCTGATCAATTTGAAGTAGCAGTATCTGCTCGAAGCGATATAGGGAAAGGTGCGAGCCGCCGCCTACGTCGCCTAGAGAACCTTGTACCCGGTGTTGTTTACGGCGGTCACAAAGACCCAGTAAGCGTATCGGTTGTGTCAAAAGACATCGAAAAGTCATTGGAAAACGAGGCGTTTTATAGCCACGTTTTGACCTTGAATTTTGGTGATCACACCGAAAGCGCGGTACTAAAGGACTTGCAGCGCCACCCCGCCACCAACAAAGTGGTGCACTTAGATTTCTTACGCGTTGTCGCGGGCGAAGCCATTAAAGTACAGGTGCCCCTGCACTTTACCAACGAAGACACCTGCAAAGGCGTTAAAATTGGTGGTGGTATGGTTCAGCATCAGATGACTGAAATCGAAGTGTCGTGCCTGCCCAAAGACATTCCAGAGTTCATTGAAGTCGACATGACTAATGTAGAAGTTGGCGCAATTGTCCACCTATCTGACCTGACGCTCCCTAAAGGCGTAACCTCGGTTGCATTAAGCCTCGGCGCAGACCACGATCTAGCCGTTGCCTCAGTGACACCACCTAAAGGTGGCGCGGCCGCCTCAGGCGACAGCTCGGACGAAGCTGACAGCGAGTAA